Proteins from a single region of Undibacterium sp. KW1:
- a CDS encoding GH1 family beta-glucosidase: MSKNLLHAVPSLVTQLQRTDFNSDFLWGTATSAYQIEGAAATDGRVPSIWDSFCEQAGTIRDGSSGTVASDHYHHWAEDLDIAQSLGSNAYRFSISWPRIFSGPDSKPNPEGLAFYSRLVDGMLERGLQPWATLYHWDLPQYLQDQGGWASRDTVHAFVEFADVITEHLGDRVKHWITHNEPWCTAMLGHADGIHAPGIKDFKTAIQVCHHVLLSHGLATPVIRANVADARIGLALNLHPISAASDKPEDFAAARLHDGLRNRWYLDPLYGRGYPQDVWQALGDYAPVVQEGDLQAMAVSTDFLGVNFYFPEIIEHAPGASPLNTRLVDAVGVERTAFGWEIAPEGMTSLLKRIQDDYQPHAMYITENGATYDDHLDEDGQVRDELRRDYLIRHLLAVKEAIRLGCQVKGYFLWSLLDNFEWAEGCSRRFGIVYVDFITQKRTPKLSAHWYRDFLLETEKAKDATTTAKTATVATQQSQESSAA; this comes from the coding sequence ATGAGCAAAAATCTTCTTCATGCAGTTCCGTCACTTGTTACGCAGTTGCAGCGCACAGATTTTAACAGCGATTTTTTATGGGGTACGGCAACCTCTGCCTATCAGATAGAAGGCGCAGCAGCGACAGATGGTCGCGTTCCATCTATCTGGGATAGTTTTTGTGAGCAAGCAGGGACCATACGTGATGGCAGCAGCGGAACGGTAGCCTCTGACCATTACCATCACTGGGCTGAAGACCTGGATATTGCTCAGAGCCTTGGCAGCAATGCTTACCGTTTCTCTATCTCCTGGCCACGCATATTTTCCGGGCCAGACAGCAAACCAAATCCTGAGGGGCTGGCATTTTATTCGCGTCTGGTTGATGGCATGCTGGAACGCGGCTTGCAACCCTGGGCTACCCTGTATCACTGGGATTTGCCACAATACTTGCAAGACCAGGGCGGCTGGGCATCACGCGATACCGTGCATGCCTTTGTTGAATTTGCCGATGTCATCACTGAACATCTGGGTGACAGGGTCAAACACTGGATCACCCACAATGAACCATGGTGCACGGCCATGCTGGGTCATGCTGACGGAATACATGCGCCAGGCATCAAGGACTTCAAGACAGCAATCCAGGTTTGTCATCATGTATTGCTGTCGCACGGCCTGGCAACACCCGTCATACGGGCCAATGTTGCGGATGCGAGAATAGGTCTGGCATTGAATCTGCATCCTATCTCTGCCGCCAGTGACAAGCCTGAGGATTTTGCGGCTGCCAGGCTGCATGATGGCTTGCGCAACCGCTGGTATCTCGATCCGCTGTATGGCCGGGGTTATCCTCAGGATGTCTGGCAGGCGTTGGGAGATTATGCCCCGGTAGTACAGGAAGGTGATCTGCAGGCCATGGCAGTTTCCACTGATTTTCTGGGCGTGAATTTTTACTTTCCAGAAATCATAGAACATGCACCCGGTGCTTCGCCATTGAACACGCGCCTGGTTGATGCAGTAGGGGTGGAACGCACGGCATTCGGCTGGGAGATCGCGCCAGAAGGCATGACCAGTTTGCTCAAGCGCATACAGGACGATTACCAGCCGCATGCCATGTACATCACCGAAAACGGCGCAACCTATGATGACCATCTTGATGAAGACGGCCAAGTCAGGGACGAATTGCGCCGCGATTATCTGATACGCCATCTGCTGGCTGTCAAAGAGGCAATACGCCTTGGTTGCCAGGTCAAAGGTTATTTCCTCTGGAGCTTGCTGGATAACTTCGAATGGGCAGAGGGCTGTTCGCGCCGTTTCGGCATCGTATATGTCGATTTCATCACGCAAAAACGCACGCCAAAACTGAGCGCGCATTGGTACCGCGACTTCTTGCTGGAAACAGAAAAAGCAAAAGACGCAACGACCACGGCAAAGACAGCAACTGTCGCAACGCAGCAAAGCCAGGAATCTTCAGCGGCATAG
- a CDS encoding TonB-dependent receptor produces the protein MFHQITKRTLISLAVASACAQLTTYAWAQDQEASKTVEAESKTKAKKSDADKSEVQEVTVTATRRATSLLKTPLAVTAFSQEKLSKQGITNLSGISGELPNVQMDGQANDSAVKITIRGITATNFTEIGDPSAGLHIDGLYSPRPQGAQALMFDLDQVEVLRGPQGTLFGRNSTAGSINIIPAKPEFGSTYGSASFETGSLNLRNLNVIQNIAVGDNLALRATLMKVTRDSPFNQMQDFSEANIPALGWKPDGIPDVTQRFNSKVSKADAYNNQNQWAGRLAARLKVNSDLEWQLAYEHFQDSGAGYIGMRDCDQAAGTRWACVRGQYDVLINVPGKVDMSIDTVRSKALWNVNKNTSLEYGFVYANQRRSQVHDDDGGVSPYDFEVTGRNPVDGNWSVWPISDNLTRTLNSKYLSTVHELQLKQSFDNWQYVAGAFWMHEKNAINFGQEQMHYGPNNIPISQFYAQPDRQIDSKALFAQADWKFTPVWTATVGARYTRDTKTDVGGMNYGGNSWGGQSYGYYNGLFDYGKPGTDSYRTPNGNQITPQMGTLGGAAAYSGYGPGTNNDHSDSWSKGTYRLGLQAQLTPSDMVYAALATGYKSGGFGDRTNKCGQTTCVYGDNKKEQITYLTYKPETVTNFELGYKGKLLDNRLALSVVLFAMQYKDMQQTGSNFLAKVTTPDNLPCPSWAPTCDVTTAWQTVNVAKVNLSGIETEWDYRPWPGAKLGGFFSYLKSVIHDYDSYDDGYACDQRAEFGAVPCPAVYLGTDDRLRGRRAYNLEGNQMPNAPKFTFGMNFSQEFALDNGYTLTPWIGMRWQDKVYFDLRNFDNAHIGLTQKAYAKGDLSLKLVAPNDKWFVEAYVRNFTDAKAKTNGWNAGGGKMGASYIDQRSFGIKVGASY, from the coding sequence ATGTTTCATCAAATAACCAAGCGTACCCTGATCAGCCTGGCTGTCGCCAGCGCCTGCGCGCAACTGACAACTTATGCATGGGCACAAGATCAGGAAGCCAGCAAAACGGTAGAAGCAGAAAGCAAAACCAAAGCAAAAAAATCAGATGCTGATAAATCTGAAGTACAGGAAGTCACCGTTACCGCCACCCGCCGCGCCACCTCATTATTGAAAACACCATTGGCAGTTACCGCCTTCAGCCAGGAAAAACTGAGCAAACAAGGCATTACCAACTTGTCTGGCATCTCTGGCGAATTGCCCAATGTGCAGATGGATGGCCAGGCCAATGACTCAGCAGTCAAGATCACTATACGCGGTATTACCGCCACCAACTTTACCGAGATTGGTGACCCATCCGCAGGTCTGCATATTGATGGCCTGTACTCTCCTCGCCCGCAAGGTGCGCAGGCTTTGATGTTTGACCTCGACCAGGTAGAAGTCTTGCGTGGTCCGCAAGGTACTTTGTTTGGCCGTAATTCGACTGCAGGCAGTATCAATATCATTCCCGCCAAGCCAGAGTTTGGCTCTACTTACGGTAGTGCCTCATTTGAAACCGGTAGCCTGAATCTTCGCAATCTCAATGTCATACAGAATATTGCCGTCGGTGACAATCTGGCCCTGCGTGCCACCCTGATGAAAGTCACCAGGGATAGCCCGTTTAACCAGATGCAGGATTTCTCGGAAGCGAATATCCCGGCCCTGGGCTGGAAGCCGGATGGTATACCTGACGTAACCCAGCGCTTCAACAGCAAGGTATCCAAGGCTGATGCTTACAATAACCAGAACCAGTGGGCAGGCCGCCTGGCAGCCAGGCTGAAAGTCAACAGTGACCTGGAATGGCAACTCGCGTATGAACATTTCCAGGATTCTGGTGCTGGCTACATAGGCATGCGAGACTGCGACCAGGCCGCTGGTACGCGTTGGGCATGTGTGCGTGGTCAATATGATGTGCTCATCAATGTGCCGGGCAAAGTGGATATGTCGATAGACACGGTGCGTTCCAAAGCGCTGTGGAACGTGAACAAGAACACCTCGCTGGAATATGGTTTTGTATATGCAAACCAAAGGCGTAGCCAGGTGCATGACGATGATGGTGGCGTCTCGCCCTACGATTTTGAAGTCACAGGCCGCAATCCTGTCGATGGCAACTGGTCGGTCTGGCCTATCTCGGATAACCTCACGCGTACCTTGAATTCCAAATACCTCTCGACCGTACATGAGCTGCAACTGAAGCAGAGCTTTGACAACTGGCAATATGTAGCTGGTGCATTCTGGATGCATGAAAAAAATGCCATCAACTTTGGGCAGGAGCAGATGCACTATGGCCCTAACAATATCCCCATCAGTCAGTTCTATGCCCAGCCTGACCGTCAGATAGATTCCAAAGCCCTGTTCGCGCAGGCAGACTGGAAATTTACTCCGGTCTGGACAGCTACGGTGGGCGCACGCTACACACGTGATACCAAGACCGATGTAGGCGGTATGAACTATGGCGGCAATAGCTGGGGCGGCCAAAGCTATGGCTACTACAATGGCCTGTTTGACTATGGCAAACCGGGCACTGACAGTTACCGTACACCAAACGGCAACCAGATCACGCCGCAAATGGGTACGCTGGGTGGTGCAGCAGCCTATTCAGGTTATGGTCCTGGTACCAATAATGACCATAGTGACAGCTGGAGCAAAGGCACTTACCGTCTTGGCCTGCAGGCACAACTGACACCAAGCGACATGGTGTATGCAGCTTTGGCCACCGGCTATAAATCCGGCGGCTTTGGTGACCGTACCAATAAGTGTGGCCAGACCACCTGTGTGTATGGTGACAATAAAAAAGAGCAGATCACCTATCTGACCTACAAGCCAGAGACCGTCACCAATTTTGAATTGGGATACAAAGGAAAATTGCTGGATAACCGTCTGGCCTTGTCTGTGGTTCTGTTCGCCATGCAGTATAAAGACATGCAGCAAACTGGCAGCAACTTCCTGGCGAAGGTCACTACGCCAGACAACCTGCCTTGTCCTTCATGGGCGCCAACTTGTGACGTGACTACTGCGTGGCAAACCGTCAACGTTGCCAAGGTCAATCTGTCGGGGATAGAAACCGAGTGGGATTATCGTCCATGGCCGGGTGCCAAACTCGGCGGCTTCTTCAGTTATCTTAAAAGCGTGATCCATGATTACGATTCTTATGATGATGGCTATGCCTGTGACCAGCGTGCAGAATTCGGCGCAGTTCCTTGCCCGGCAGTTTATCTGGGTACCGATGACAGATTGCGTGGTCGCCGTGCCTATAACCTCGAAGGCAATCAAATGCCGAATGCGCCCAAGTTCACCTTTGGCATGAATTTCTCGCAAGAGTTTGCGCTCGACAATGGTTATACGCTGACACCATGGATAGGCATGCGCTGGCAAGACAAAGTGTATTTTGATTTGCGCAATTTCGATAACGCCCATATCGGCCTGACACAAAAAGCCTATGCCAAGGGAGATCTGTCGCTGAAGCTGGTCGCGCCAAACGACAAATGGTTTGTCGAAGCCTATGTGCGAAATTTCACCGATGCCAAGGCCAAGACCAATGGCTGGAATGCAGGTGGTGGAAAAATGGGAGCGAGTTATATAGACCAGCGCTCTTTTGGTATCAAGGTAGGTGCAAGTTATTAA
- a CDS encoding family 16 glycosylhydrolase codes for MKKQISLPACLTYLSLLLLTACGGSSNLVQTQVAPSLQHGWELVWADEFAADKLDLQSWQIETGGHGWGNHELENYTARKENLRLENGMLVIEARQEKFAGSDYTSARIKTSGLHEFTYGRFEARIKIPAGQGVWPAFWLLGAEASAAGWPERGEIDIMENIGKEPATSYATLHGPGYYGATGFGGSKKLAQGKLADDFHIYSVEWDAMQIRWYLDGQLYHQASPANVPGKWVFDHGFFIILNLAIGGDWPGAPDANTRFPQQMLVDYVRVYKRKT; via the coding sequence ATGAAAAAACAGATATCTTTGCCAGCATGTTTGACTTACCTGAGTTTATTGCTGCTCACCGCTTGTGGGGGCAGCAGCAATCTCGTGCAAACCCAAGTCGCGCCCAGTTTGCAGCACGGCTGGGAGCTGGTCTGGGCCGATGAATTTGCCGCTGACAAACTGGACTTGCAAAGCTGGCAGATAGAAACCGGCGGGCACGGCTGGGGTAATCATGAACTGGAAAACTACACAGCCCGCAAGGAAAATCTCAGGCTGGAAAATGGCATGCTGGTCATCGAGGCCAGGCAAGAAAAATTTGCTGGCAGTGATTACACCTCGGCACGCATCAAGACCTCTGGTTTGCACGAGTTCACTTATGGCCGTTTCGAAGCACGTATCAAGATACCCGCAGGCCAGGGTGTCTGGCCTGCATTCTGGCTGCTGGGTGCAGAGGCTAGCGCTGCTGGCTGGCCAGAGCGCGGCGAAATCGACATTATGGAAAACATAGGCAAGGAGCCTGCCACCAGCTATGCCACCCTGCATGGGCCGGGCTATTATGGCGCCACTGGTTTCGGAGGTTCAAAAAAACTCGCTCAGGGCAAACTGGCTGATGATTTTCACATTTATTCCGTCGAGTGGGACGCGATGCAGATACGCTGGTATCTCGATGGTCAGTTGTATCATCAGGCCAGCCCCGCGAACGTGCCGGGCAAGTGGGTATTCGACCACGGATTTTTCATCATCCTGAATCTCGCCATAGGTGGTGATTGGCCAGGCGCGCCAGACGCAAATACCAGATTCCCGCAACAGATGCTGGTAGATTATGTGCGCGTATATAAAAGAAAAACATGA
- a CDS encoding exo 1,3/1,4-beta-D-glucan glucohydrolase gives MMKLKHKSIQISSAILLAYGASHAFAADTATQYGPGKMPDKNLATWPQVQSVIRKDPAIEAKVAAIVAGMTLEQKIGQMTQPEIKAITPDDVRRYYLGSVLNGGGSWPDRNNKHGTAADWVALADKYYEASMATDMAVKVPVVWGIDAIHGNSNVYGATLFPHNIGLGAAHNPQLASQICRSMGKSVRATGIAWVFGPTLAVVRDDRWGRTYESFSEDGALVRQYAGEYVKGLQGSFMDDGNVIATAKHFMGDGGTDQGKDRGVNLSTNAQMLNTHAQGYLTALAAGAQTVMASYNSWNDKASGADYGKMHGSKALLTDVLKTKMGFDGFIVTDWNGIAEVPGCRNDSCAQAINAGIDMVMVPDDWKAFISNTIAQVKSGEIPMSRIDDAVTRIIRVKLRTGLFGKKPSDNTYAGKQDALQDRELARQAVRESLVLLKNDGATLPLGRNKKILVVGKTADDISNQTGGWSLTWQGTDNKNADFPNADSILTGIKAAVGEANVEFSADAKGVDVSRFDAVIAVIGETPYAEMYGDIGPSGNLRHSSRYPEDLAVLQAVSGKGKPVVTLFVSGRPLYVNDLLNLSDSFVAAWLPGSEGKGVADVLFRAADGKVAHDFKGALSFSWPKSVCQASLNFDDANYSPLFKLGYGLTYTSKTKVGKLDSKYPSGGCGVTNAYPVFNQADRATYPLYVVSGNEQQAVGSDLNRVLNMKGISVQTSQVNSQQDAKLISWSGAARVEARAAQGKAIPAFATKDGALSFDTIVATAPAGTVSLSMHCGNHCSASVDVTEAFKRLAGKKEKQTVKIPLSCFTAKGLKLTNVDIPFSISSNAAFSAALTNIQIVGGAAKDVDTLNCAELK, from the coding sequence ATGATGAAATTGAAGCATAAGAGTATACAGATCAGTTCTGCCATCCTGCTGGCATATGGAGCAAGCCACGCCTTTGCGGCAGACACGGCAACCCAGTACGGACCGGGCAAGATGCCTGACAAGAATCTGGCAACGTGGCCGCAAGTCCAGAGCGTCATCCGCAAAGACCCGGCTATCGAGGCAAAGGTCGCGGCTATCGTCGCAGGCATGACACTGGAACAAAAAATAGGCCAGATGACGCAACCGGAAATCAAGGCTATTACACCGGATGATGTACGCCGCTATTACCTGGGCTCTGTCCTGAATGGCGGCGGCAGCTGGCCAGACCGCAATAACAAACATGGCACGGCGGCTGACTGGGTTGCCCTGGCAGATAAATATTATGAAGCTTCGATGGCGACTGACATGGCAGTCAAGGTGCCCGTGGTCTGGGGCATAGATGCGATACATGGCAATAGCAATGTGTATGGCGCGACCCTGTTCCCGCACAATATTGGCCTGGGTGCTGCGCATAACCCACAACTGGCGTCGCAGATATGTCGTTCCATGGGCAAGTCTGTGCGTGCCACCGGCATCGCCTGGGTGTTTGGCCCTACGCTGGCGGTAGTACGTGATGACAGATGGGGGCGCACTTATGAAAGTTTTTCTGAAGACGGTGCACTGGTGCGGCAGTATGCGGGTGAATATGTCAAAGGCTTACAGGGCTCCTTCATGGATGATGGCAATGTGATTGCCACTGCCAAGCATTTCATGGGCGATGGCGGCACTGACCAGGGCAAGGACAGGGGTGTGAATCTGTCCACCAATGCGCAAATGCTCAATACCCATGCGCAAGGTTACCTGACGGCCCTGGCAGCAGGCGCGCAAACCGTCATGGCATCCTACAATAGCTGGAACGATAAAGCCTCAGGCGCAGATTACGGCAAAATGCACGGTAGCAAAGCACTGCTGACAGACGTACTCAAAACAAAAATGGGTTTTGATGGTTTTATCGTCACTGACTGGAATGGCATAGCAGAAGTACCCGGCTGCCGCAATGACAGCTGCGCGCAAGCGATCAATGCCGGCATAGACATGGTCATGGTACCGGATGACTGGAAAGCCTTCATCAGCAACACCATTGCCCAGGTCAAGTCTGGCGAGATACCCATGAGCAGGATAGATGATGCAGTGACCCGCATCATCCGCGTCAAATTACGCACTGGTCTTTTCGGTAAAAAGCCTTCTGACAATACCTATGCAGGCAAGCAGGATGCCTTGCAAGACCGCGAGCTGGCCAGACAGGCCGTACGCGAATCTCTGGTCTTGTTGAAGAATGATGGCGCGACTTTGCCACTGGGACGCAACAAGAAAATCCTGGTGGTTGGCAAGACTGCGGACGATATCTCCAACCAGACTGGTGGCTGGTCATTGACCTGGCAGGGTACGGATAACAAGAATGCAGACTTCCCGAATGCTGATTCCATACTGACAGGCATCAAGGCAGCCGTAGGCGAAGCCAATGTTGAATTCAGTGCCGATGCCAAGGGTGTAGATGTCAGCCGCTTTGATGCCGTGATTGCCGTCATTGGCGAAACACCGTATGCAGAAATGTATGGTGACATAGGCCCCTCTGGTAATTTGCGTCATAGCAGCCGCTACCCGGAAGACCTGGCGGTGCTGCAGGCAGTGTCTGGCAAGGGCAAGCCGGTAGTGACCTTGTTTGTCTCTGGCCGCCCGCTGTATGTGAATGACCTGTTGAACCTGTCTGACAGCTTTGTCGCTGCCTGGTTGCCTGGTTCAGAAGGCAAGGGCGTGGCAGATGTCCTGTTCCGTGCGGCAGATGGCAAGGTCGCGCATGACTTCAAGGGCGCACTGTCATTCTCCTGGCCCAAATCTGTCTGTCAAGCCAGTTTGAATTTTGATGATGCGAATTACTCACCGTTGTTCAAGCTAGGTTATGGCCTCACCTATACCAGCAAGACAAAAGTTGGAAAGCTCGATAGTAAATACCCGTCCGGTGGTTGCGGCGTCACAAATGCCTACCCAGTTTTCAATCAGGCTGACCGTGCGACTTATCCTCTGTATGTTGTTAGTGGCAATGAGCAGCAGGCAGTGGGATCAGACCTGAACCGTGTATTGAATATGAAAGGCATCAGCGTACAAACCTCACAAGTGAATAGTCAACAAGATGCCAAGCTAATTAGCTGGAGTGGTGCAGCGCGCGTGGAAGCCCGTGCAGCGCAAGGCAAAGCCATACCTGCCTTCGCTACAAAAGATGGTGCATTGAGCTTTGACACTATCGTGGCTACTGCACCTGCAGGCACGGTCAGTTTGTCCATGCATTGTGGTAATCACTGCAGCGCAAGTGTGGATGTGACTGAAGCGTTCAAACGCCTGGCTGGCAAAAAAGAAAAACAGACAGTCAAAATTCCCTTGTCCTGTTTCACCGCCAAAGGTCTCAAGCTGACTAATGTGGATATTCCATTTTCCATCAGCAGTAATGCAGCTTTCAGTGCCGCCTTAACGAATATACAGATCGTTGGTGGCGCAGCCAAAGACGTCGATACCTTGAATTGCGCAGAACTGAAATGA
- a CDS encoding glucokinase gives MMSGQKINPIYPRLLADIGGTNARFALETAERQFDAVSVLACADYPGLPDAIKSYLASDAVRQVQMRHEARISHAAIAIANPIDGDSVRMTNHHWSFSISAVRAQLDFSSLLVINDFTALAMALPYLDASQLQKIGGGVEMPGGTIGLIGAGTGLGVSGIIPSGNSWAALSSEGGHASFAPANREEMRILESLWQQYEHVSAERLLSGKGLELICAAISGKTMDAADITRRALDGSCADCLRTVEHFCAILGSMAGNVALTLGATGGMYIGGGIVPRLGALFAVSAFRQRFEAKGRLSSFLAQIPTYLITEEYPAFLGVSAMLADHLGKQEKI, from the coding sequence ATGATGTCCGGTCAGAAGATCAACCCGATATACCCGCGCCTGCTGGCCGATATAGGCGGCACTAATGCCCGCTTTGCGCTGGAAACCGCAGAGCGTCAGTTTGATGCAGTCAGCGTGCTGGCTTGCGCTGACTATCCTGGTTTGCCTGATGCAATTAAAAGCTATCTCGCCAGCGACGCGGTCAGGCAGGTACAGATGAGGCATGAAGCACGGATAAGCCATGCAGCCATCGCTATCGCCAACCCCATTGATGGCGATAGCGTGCGCATGACCAATCATCACTGGAGTTTTTCCATCTCTGCGGTACGCGCGCAACTCGATTTCAGCAGCCTGCTGGTCATCAATGACTTCACTGCACTTGCAATGGCCTTGCCCTATCTCGATGCCAGCCAGTTGCAGAAAATTGGTGGTGGTGTGGAGATGCCGGGCGGCACAATAGGCTTGATCGGTGCTGGAACGGGGCTGGGTGTGTCCGGCATTATCCCCTCTGGCAATTCCTGGGCAGCTTTGTCAAGTGAAGGCGGGCACGCCAGCTTTGCACCAGCCAACCGTGAAGAAATGCGCATACTCGAATCGCTGTGGCAGCAATATGAACATGTCTCGGCAGAACGCCTGTTGTCAGGCAAGGGGCTGGAATTGATTTGTGCCGCTATTTCTGGCAAGACGATGGATGCCGCGGATATCACGCGCCGCGCACTTGATGGCAGTTGCGCAGATTGCCTGCGCACGGTTGAGCATTTCTGCGCCATCCTTGGCAGTATGGCAGGCAATGTCGCGCTCACACTTGGGGCGACTGGTGGCATGTATATAGGTGGTGGCATCGTCCCCAGGCTGGGGGCTTTGTTTGCCGTATCGGCATTTCGCCAGCGCTTTGAAGCCAAGGGGCGGCTCAGCAGTTTTCTGGCGCAGATACCGACTTATCTGATCACTGAAGAATATCCGGCTTTCCTCGGTGTATCAGCCATGTTGGCAGATCATCTTGGCAAGCAAGAAAAAATTTAA
- a CDS encoding sugar MFS transporter, with product METSLPTTAAVTSDGNARSQTSSLVIVTILFFMWGFLTSLNDVLIPHLKSIYTLSYVQATLVQFCFFGAYFIVSLPAGMLIKKIGYQHGAVTGLVIAATGCAMFYPASMGSYALFLLAFFVLASGITILQVAANPYVTVLGEAKTASSRLTLTQAFNSLGTTVAPILGGILILSGAALTAVEINQLPAAEQVTYRASAGAAVQMPYLMLAGALLLLAVLFAFARLPKITHAEEAGAADSSARTSVLSHSHLLMGAIGIFLYVGGEVSIGSFLINFLGESDVGGLTPAVAAHYVSFYWGGAMVGRFIGFAVMRKVSPGKTLAFNSAAAIILILTAIYSHGSMAMWAILAVGLCNSIMFPTIFSMALNKLGPLTGQGSGILCMAIVGGALVPFLQGYLADSIGLHTSFYVPAACYTFILYFGIRYAGMYSTKAD from the coding sequence TTGGAAACTTCATTACCGACAACCGCTGCCGTCACATCTGACGGCAATGCCAGAAGCCAGACCAGCTCTCTCGTCATTGTGACGATTTTGTTTTTCATGTGGGGTTTTTTGACCTCGCTCAATGATGTGCTGATTCCGCACTTGAAATCCATTTATACCCTCAGTTATGTACAAGCGACGCTGGTGCAGTTTTGCTTCTTTGGCGCCTACTTTATCGTGTCCTTGCCTGCCGGTATGCTGATAAAAAAAATCGGCTACCAGCATGGCGCAGTGACTGGCCTCGTCATTGCCGCTACTGGTTGCGCCATGTTCTACCCTGCATCCATGGGCAGTTATGCGCTGTTCCTGCTGGCGTTTTTTGTACTGGCATCTGGCATCACGATTTTGCAAGTCGCTGCCAATCCTTATGTCACAGTATTGGGGGAAGCAAAAACAGCCTCCAGCCGCCTGACCTTGACACAAGCTTTTAATTCCCTGGGCACGACGGTCGCACCTATTCTGGGAGGCATATTGATTTTGTCTGGTGCTGCACTGACAGCAGTAGAGATCAATCAACTGCCCGCTGCAGAACAAGTTACATATCGGGCCAGCGCCGGTGCCGCAGTGCAAATGCCCTACCTGATGCTGGCAGGTGCTTTGCTGTTGCTGGCAGTCTTGTTTGCTTTTGCCCGTCTGCCTAAAATTACACATGCGGAAGAAGCCGGTGCCGCAGATAGCAGCGCCAGGACATCGGTGCTTTCACACAGCCATTTGCTGATGGGGGCGATAGGTATATTTCTGTATGTAGGTGGTGAAGTCAGCATAGGCAGCTTCCTCATCAATTTTCTTGGTGAATCTGACGTTGGTGGTCTGACACCAGCCGTTGCGGCGCATTATGTGAGCTTCTACTGGGGCGGTGCCATGGTGGGGCGCTTTATCGGTTTTGCGGTCATGCGCAAGGTCAGCCCAGGCAAGACCCTGGCATTCAATTCTGCGGCTGCCATCATCCTGATCCTGACGGCGATCTACAGCCATGGCTCAATGGCCATGTGGGCGATACTGGCAGTTGGTTTGTGTAATTCCATCATGTTCCCTACCATCTTCAGCATGGCCCTGAACAAACTTGGGCCTTTGACGGGGCAGGGCTCAGGTATTTTGTGCATGGCAATAGTTGGTGGTGCGCTGGTACCTTTCCTGCAAGGCTATCTGGCTGACAGCATAGGTTTGCACACATCTTTCTATGTGCCTGCTGCCTGTTATACCTTCATCCTGTATTTCGGCATACGCTATGCCGGTATGTATTCAACGAAAGCAGACTAG